One region of Chlorobiota bacterium genomic DNA includes:
- a CDS encoding IgGFc-binding protein, which yields MESFLASAKRALLSCAAMLLLAIAGLATQLSAQSLDRLTTGRTYIIAFPDTSGNLYDIRHPPSIPSIKQVMIYSATESNRVAITNNATKQVQLYSVAAGAFQITTLSGDVVDMSGSVSSNTWKIEAADPIIVYCYAATPFGAEAWAPLPIETWGVQYSVNTMPGDIVNDINPTITSYTHAPRVAPAELLILSAFDNTRITIYPKGKISGTPNIVDVALQAGQAYQIQSFVDTTTDDLGVQQPDITGTVVISNNPIGVIAATTRTANRDLGSSLGQNSMKNPLIEAMPPQDQWGRSFLYLPTADIGMPTGEPGEKIEERRPHEIVRLITGDSATVTVLASMTNQTGKFDTSTVSGWKGTSFTLGIPNPAYFLADTSAMVMMSSSAAVRFNGTILVQESGIGARYTAVTVPYMVELIPREQWPNVAPFVAPSSIGGMAHYVNIAVAAADRSKLRMKMNGIPVGLPTATSVSFKRNAWMSIPGTDLEWTSMELSPTATYLLYGADTAVRFYGYVYGQRSGFEEFIPTNDKGYTEEVGLAYGYPLAPRRRALAPPDSLEIEQSNQCGNMRLKVRSKGESPVGFAEAYLEPPTANARIVARNPADVHLIPNKTQLDLEVAPIDPIRNAEATLVLVDRTGHQHRFPYNYVGMNVKITPSDSAVDFGELVVGGQPHDTTISICNPTDHPVAVYSVRLSNPNSQFTLDMLSTQFPVELPAGGCLSVTARITPATKNRTHTDSLMITFSSGCRTKAIALHAKTVTYCVYLGDLDFGVLGLTSPPRTMELSICNEGTGTLTFADSNGVDVLNWSDQSFSVPPTVVAQLRLAKLKQGECFKVPVTFTPKELGPASTTARVFANARSCRDTSKWTATVKDLATTVNGNKSADGKWWIMQNRPNPFGNRTRLEFSVGERGNTRVVIYNEAGMEVAELIDSVLEAGVHHLEWDASAVPVGRYYCRMISAEWSGGISLTVSR from the coding sequence ATGGAATCCTTCCTTGCTTCTGCCAAGCGCGCTCTGCTCAGTTGTGCAGCAATGCTGTTGCTTGCCATTGCTGGGCTTGCCACCCAACTTTCTGCCCAATCGTTGGACCGATTGACAACGGGGCGAACCTACATCATCGCCTTCCCCGACACCTCGGGAAATCTGTACGATATCCGCCACCCCCCCAGCATTCCCAGCATAAAACAGGTGATGATCTACTCCGCAACGGAGAGCAACCGCGTGGCCATCACCAACAATGCCACCAAGCAGGTGCAGCTGTACAGCGTTGCGGCCGGGGCATTCCAAATAACCACCCTTTCGGGAGATGTGGTGGATATGTCCGGGAGCGTATCAAGCAACACGTGGAAGATTGAGGCTGCCGATCCAATCATCGTGTATTGCTACGCCGCCACTCCGTTCGGGGCAGAAGCATGGGCACCGCTTCCAATCGAAACATGGGGGGTGCAATACTCCGTGAATACGATGCCAGGGGATATCGTCAACGACATCAACCCCACCATTACCAGCTATACTCACGCCCCCCGTGTTGCACCGGCTGAGTTATTGATTCTTTCTGCGTTCGACAACACCCGGATAACCATCTATCCAAAAGGGAAGATTTCGGGAACCCCAAACATTGTGGATGTAGCCTTGCAAGCCGGGCAAGCATACCAGATCCAAAGCTTTGTTGACACCACCACCGATGACCTTGGAGTCCAGCAACCGGATATCACTGGCACGGTGGTGATCTCGAACAATCCAATCGGCGTGATTGCAGCAACCACCCGAACCGCAAACCGCGATCTTGGGTCCAGTTTGGGGCAGAACAGCATGAAAAATCCGCTTATTGAAGCGATGCCACCACAGGACCAGTGGGGAAGGTCGTTCCTCTATTTGCCAACAGCTGATATCGGTATGCCGACCGGGGAGCCAGGCGAGAAGATTGAAGAACGCCGCCCGCATGAAATTGTCAGGTTGATTACTGGTGATTCGGCAACGGTTACGGTGCTGGCCAGCATGACGAACCAAACAGGGAAGTTCGACACCAGCACAGTATCTGGCTGGAAAGGAACCAGTTTTACCCTGGGCATTCCCAACCCTGCGTACTTCCTTGCTGACACCTCGGCGATGGTGATGATGAGCTCAAGCGCAGCTGTGCGATTTAACGGCACAATCTTGGTGCAGGAGAGCGGCATCGGCGCGCGGTACACTGCGGTCACCGTTCCCTACATGGTGGAGCTAATCCCGCGCGAACAATGGCCGAACGTTGCTCCGTTTGTTGCGCCAAGCTCCATCGGCGGCATGGCACATTACGTGAACATTGCGGTGGCCGCTGCGGACCGGAGCAAGCTGCGAATGAAGATGAACGGAATACCCGTTGGCCTTCCCACCGCTACCAGCGTGAGCTTCAAGCGCAATGCTTGGATGAGCATCCCGGGAACCGACCTTGAGTGGACCTCGATGGAGCTTTCGCCAACCGCCACCTATCTTCTGTACGGGGCCGACACTGCGGTGCGGTTTTATGGCTATGTGTATGGCCAACGGAGCGGGTTTGAAGAATTTATACCAACCAATGACAAGGGCTACACGGAAGAAGTCGGGCTTGCCTATGGATACCCGCTTGCGCCACGCCGCAGGGCACTTGCCCCGCCAGATTCCTTAGAGATTGAGCAAAGCAACCAGTGTGGGAATATGAGGTTGAAGGTTCGGTCAAAAGGTGAGTCTCCGGTGGGATTTGCCGAGGCATATCTTGAGCCTCCCACAGCAAATGCGCGGATTGTGGCGCGGAATCCAGCGGATGTGCATCTGATCCCAAACAAGACGCAGCTGGACCTTGAAGTTGCCCCGATTGATCCCATCAGAAATGCCGAAGCGACGTTGGTGTTGGTGGATCGCACGGGGCATCAGCACCGATTCCCGTACAATTATGTTGGAATGAATGTGAAGATCACCCCCTCTGATTCGGCTGTTGATTTTGGTGAGCTTGTGGTGGGGGGGCAACCGCACGACACCACAATCTCCATCTGCAATCCAACGGACCACCCAGTAGCGGTGTATTCGGTACGGCTGAGCAATCCTAACAGCCAGTTTACGCTTGATATGCTATCAACGCAATTCCCTGTGGAGCTGCCGGCGGGCGGTTGCTTGTCCGTTACCGCCCGGATAACCCCAGCCACAAAAAATCGAACCCACACCGATTCCCTCATGATTACTTTTAGCAGCGGTTGCCGCACCAAAGCCATCGCGCTCCATGCCAAGACCGTCACCTACTGCGTCTATCTGGGCGATCTGGATTTTGGAGTTCTTGGCCTTACCAGCCCGCCACGAACAATGGAGCTAAGCATTTGCAACGAAGGAACCGGAACGCTCACTTTTGCCGACTCGAACGGTGTAGATGTCTTGAATTGGAGCGATCAATCGTTTAGCGTTCCGCCAACTGTGGTGGCGCAATTACGGTTGGCCAAACTGAAGCAGGGTGAGTGTTTCAAGGTTCCGGTGACCTTCACACCAAAGGAGCTTGGCCCGGCCAGCACCACTGCCCGCGTTTTTGCCAACGCACGCTCCTGCCGCGACACCTCCAAATGGACCGCCACCGTAAAAGACCTTGCAACCACGGTGAATGGAAATAAAAGTGCGGATGGGAAGTGGTGGATAATGCAAAACAGGCCAAACCCATTTGGCAACCGAACGCGGTTGGAGTTCTCGGTTGGGGAACGGGGGAACACAAGGGTTGTGATCTATAACGAAGCGGGGATGGAGGTTGCTGAGTTGATAGATAGCGTGTTGGAAGCTGGAGTTCATCATCTTGAGTGGGACGCTTCGGCGGTTCCTGTTGGAAGGTATTACTGCCGGATGATCTCTGCTGAATGGAGCGGGGGGATCAGCCTAACCGTTAGCCGGTAA